One Syntrophobacterales bacterium genomic window carries:
- a CDS encoding PAS domain-containing protein: protein MKKLRKDLIFGGVIAFTCALLIYIETQLPFFKRFIPVGENKLIVIIFNINMLLILLFLYLLARAFIKTYLEKRRGIWGSGLRTKLITTLLCVSLIPSFTLFILATGFFNISMDKWFSQKIEDTVTNALELSNFYYNDLSIRYDRAGNLIARDISRNNLLDKTKDLDQFFKKNMMIHALGYMAIYDTSGEFIKGSAHIDREFKHRIANKAKYFVTGNVPMKAIIPMKRGELWVTGKKITDDGGDLRAILLIGGLINVHGTEKILEIASTHQEYKELRPLKKILKYGFIVPLSLITIMTIFFSVWVGTKMATEITIPIQKVKEGTSIIGKGRFDINLEDRGKDEIGTLVTAFNTMARELKVTKDEIEEKSRYIEVILDNVATGIISTDKKGGILFLNMAARNILGIEREVPAGMPIKEIFGDDYKPILKSFLKEMRETEGRSATQEMKLKLKKEVTYLRASITTLKDKTDKAEGFIVTFDDITHIVRAEKLATWREVARKLTHEIKNPLTPIMLSAERIRRKLLPHSQENEKIVLDETTSVIIRSAEDIKGIVNELTKLTHSSQTKTMEDINSVVDETVTLYRHLYQNIAFEVEKKNQIPPFKLDRDGMKRALINLITNSIKALDSTGGIIKVTTRHDAVGRTGIIEVADTGRGIPDEDKGRAFDPYFTKDKDGTGLGLAIVHSIILEHHGKIFVEDNVPCGAKFIIEIPIVES, encoded by the coding sequence ATGAAGAAGCTTAGAAAAGATCTGATCTTCGGCGGAGTTATCGCATTTACCTGCGCCCTGCTCATATATATCGAAACCCAGCTTCCCTTTTTCAAGAGATTCATCCCGGTCGGGGAAAATAAGCTGATCGTGATCATCTTCAACATCAATATGCTCCTGATCCTGCTCTTCCTATACCTTCTGGCGCGGGCGTTCATAAAAACCTACCTTGAAAAGAGACGGGGCATATGGGGTTCGGGACTCAGGACAAAACTGATCACCACCCTTCTGTGCGTCTCCTTGATCCCCTCTTTTACTCTCTTTATCCTCGCCACTGGTTTTTTCAATATAAGTATGGACAAATGGTTCAGTCAGAAGATAGAAGACACGGTTACCAACGCCCTTGAACTCTCGAATTTTTACTATAACGATTTGTCCATCAGATATGATAGAGCAGGGAACCTGATCGCCCGCGACATCAGCAGAAATAATCTCCTCGACAAGACAAAAGATCTCGATCAATTTTTCAAGAAAAATATGATGATCCATGCGCTAGGGTACATGGCTATCTATGACACTTCGGGAGAGTTTATAAAAGGAAGCGCACACATTGACAGGGAGTTCAAGCATAGAATCGCGAACAAGGCGAAGTATTTTGTGACAGGCAATGTCCCCATGAAGGCGATTATTCCTATGAAAAGAGGGGAATTGTGGGTGACAGGCAAAAAGATCACCGATGATGGCGGGGATCTCAGGGCAATCCTCCTCATTGGTGGCCTGATAAATGTCCACGGGACCGAAAAGATCCTGGAGATCGCGTCCACTCATCAGGAATATAAGGAATTGAGGCCCCTCAAGAAGATCCTGAAATACGGGTTTATCGTCCCCCTCTCGCTCATCACGATTATGACCATATTCTTTTCCGTGTGGGTGGGAACAAAAATGGCGACCGAGATTACCATTCCCATTCAAAAGGTGAAGGAAGGGACGTCCATTATAGGTAAGGGCAGGTTCGACATCAATCTGGAAGACAGAGGAAAGGACGAGATTGGTACCTTGGTCACCGCATTCAATACTATGGCCCGAGAGCTCAAGGTCACGAAGGATGAAATTGAGGAAAAGAGCCGGTATATTGAGGTAATACTTGACAATGTCGCAACGGGCATCATTTCTACGGATAAGAAAGGAGGCATACTCTTTCTCAATATGGCAGCGAGAAACATCCTCGGCATCGAAAGGGAGGTACCAGCGGGCATGCCGATCAAGGAGATATTTGGCGATGATTATAAGCCCATCCTGAAGTCTTTTCTCAAAGAAATGAGGGAAACTGAGGGCCGCAGCGCAACGCAGGAGATGAAACTCAAACTCAAAAAAGAGGTCACCTATCTCAGGGCCTCCATCACAACGCTCAAGGATAAGACTGACAAAGCTGAGGGCTTCATCGTTACCTTTGACGACATCACTCACATTGTGAGGGCCGAAAAACTCGCAACTTGGAGAGAAGTGGCGAGGAAACTGACCCACGAGATTAAAAACCCTCTCACGCCCATCATGCTATCCGCCGAGAGGATCAGGCGGAAGTTACTGCCACACTCCCAGGAGAACGAGAAAATAGTCCTCGACGAGACTACCTCGGTGATCATCAGGTCAGCGGAGGACATTAAGGGAATCGTAAACGAGCTTACAAAGCTGACTCACAGTTCCCAGACAAAGACAATGGAGGATATCAATTCTGTCGTTGATGAGACCGTGACCCTATATAGACACCTTTACCAGAACATCGCGTTTGAGGTCGAGAAGAAGAACCAGATTCCTCCGTTCAAGCTCGACCGGGACGGCATGAAGAGGGCTCTCATCAATCTCATTACCAACTCCATAAAAGCCCTTGACTCGACTGGAGGGATCATTAAAGTCACCACACGGCATGACGCAGTCGGCAGGACGGGAATAATAGAAGTGGCGGACACGGGCAGGGGTATCCCTGATGAGGACAAGGGACGGGCCTTCGATCCGTATTTTACGAAAGATAAAGACGGCACGGGTTTAGGCCTCGCCATAGTCCACTCCATTATACTGGAACATCACGGAAAGATTTTCGTGGAGGATAACGTGCCTTGCGGAGCAAAATTCATCATAGAGATCCCCATCGTAGAATCCTGA
- a CDS encoding PAC2 family protein codes for MRIGGFELRDPVPECNAPYVVATLRPWIDVNNVGTLVLKELSRRFGATDIGKLLRPGRFYDFTRYRPTVRIDDDGIRDMSIPNTTVHLARREGQGDLLLLRLLEPHANAEFYIDSVLKLIKTFKATKYIFLGGMYDTVPHTRPLLVSGYGMGEQSLRDVRRAEVLPITYHGPSTIVNLITKEVAESGIEAAVFIVSLPQYIQVENDLAGKVRLMEVLNLLYDIPISTEDFEKALEQRNFINGRAENSPEIRALLPQLEIVYDMRTETAGLDESPRLTSEMEAMIWNIAGKDAGKA; via the coding sequence GTGAGAATCGGTGGTTTTGAATTGCGGGATCCTGTTCCGGAGTGCAATGCGCCCTATGTTGTGGCAACTCTCAGGCCGTGGATCGATGTGAATAATGTAGGTACTCTGGTCCTGAAAGAATTGAGCAGGCGCTTCGGGGCGACAGACATCGGAAAACTGTTAAGACCGGGCCGATTCTATGATTTTACGCGATACCGGCCCACGGTCCGTATAGACGACGATGGTATCCGCGATATGTCAATTCCCAACACCACGGTACACCTTGCGAGGAGAGAGGGGCAAGGCGATCTCCTCCTGCTCCGCCTCCTGGAACCTCATGCCAATGCCGAGTTTTACATTGATTCCGTCCTGAAGCTCATCAAGACCTTCAAAGCAACAAAATACATTTTTCTTGGCGGTATGTATGACACGGTGCCCCATACCAGACCCTTGCTTGTGAGTGGATATGGGATGGGAGAGCAGAGTCTCCGGGACGTGAGGAGAGCAGAGGTGCTCCCCATCACATATCACGGTCCTTCGACCATCGTGAATCTGATCACTAAAGAGGTGGCTGAATCAGGGATTGAGGCGGCGGTCTTTATCGTATCCCTTCCTCAGTATATTCAGGTGGAAAATGATTTGGCGGGAAAGGTAAGGCTTATGGAAGTCCTGAACCTGCTTTACGATATCCCAATCTCGACGGAAGATTTCGAGAAGGCCCTTGAGCAGCGCAACTTCATCAATGGACGGGCGGAGAATTCTCCGGAGATAAGAGCCCTCCTTCCGCAACTTGAAATCGTGTATGACATGCGCACCGAGACGGCGGGGTTGGACGAATCGCCGCGTCTTACTTCCGAGATGGAAGCAATGATCTGGAACATAGCGGGCAAAGACGCAGGGAAGGCATAG